tttttgccttcatcagatgctgcgtgtgagcaggtgtctccgtcagctacggcctgcgcctacccgggacctgcagtctgtggccgcttctcctgttattccctctacagactagaggatttctgttattccctgtttggacatttcctgttaaggattcaggatttgtcgttttctgtttggacttgaataaactctgtttctgttaagtcgcttttgggtcctctttcacctgcatgacagaaggaaccgaccaaggaatggacccagcgacttcagacgctcactgccgtcaagatccaaggagccatgctcggcagacacgagcaggaattgtctgctgctcgccatgccgtggagaacctggccgctcaggtttccgacctctctggacagttccagagtctacgtctcgtgccacctgttacttcctggcctgccgagcctccagaacctagggttaataacccaccttgctactccgggcagcccactgagtgccgctcctttctcacgcagtgtgagattgtgttcttctccaacccaacacatactctagagagagctcgggttgcttacgtcatttcactccttactggccgggctcgagaatggggcacagctatctgggaggcaagggctgattgctctaacaagttccagaactttaaagaggagatgattcgggtttttgaccgttcagtttttggtagggaggcttctagggccctggcttccttatgccaaggtgaacggtccataacggattattctattgagtttcgcactagtgagtggaacgagccggcgctgctcgctttttctggagggactcacgcagtggttaaggatgagattctctcccgggaggttccttcagatgtggactctttgattgctctcgccatccgcatagaacgacgggtagatcttcgtcaccgggctcgtggaagagagctcgcatcaacggtgtttccctgctccgcatcgcaaccatctccctcctctggctttgagactgagcccatgcagctgggagggattcgcatctcgactaaggagagggaacggaggatcaccaaccgcctgtgcctctattttgctggacattttgttaattcatgtccagtaagaggccagagcccatcagtaagcggagggctactggtgagcgctactactcaggtctcttcatctagatcttgtatttatctacgctggaccggtttttgcagtgccttgattgactctggggctgagggttgtttcatggacgaagcatgggttcggaaacataacattcctttcagaccgttagacaagcctacgcccatgtttgccttagatggtagtcatcttcccagtatcaaatttgagacactacctttaactctcacagtatctggtaaccacagtgagactatttcttttttgattttccgttcaccgtttacacctgttgttttgggtcctctttcacctgcatgacaaatattcactctctctctcccaagactctctcttcttctatcctataatctctcctgtctctgcctcttcgACCCTACTCTCTTCCCTTTCCACGTCCTTTGACTCTTACTGTCCCCTTTCCCCACTTTCGGTTCGACCCTCCCCCCTTCCTGTTCTGTGGCTGAGTGACTCACTGCATGCTCACAGAATAGGGCTGGGGGCAGCTGAGTGAAAATAGGGGAAACTAAACTTCTGGCCACTCCCCCACTAACTTCTCCTCCTATGTATTCACTGCTAAAAGCACTTTCTGTCACTCTAAATTTCAATCTTCTGCTTTAAATCCTGGGAAACTTTTTTCTACTTCCTCCTCCCTAGAATCAGTGGTGAGAAGCTGCTCATACCTACTGCTTTTCAGTTTGAGTATTACTCAACGTTTCACGTTCTAGAGGAACACAAAGACTATAGGAAAAGCTAACATTTCTGTTAACAGAAAGGTAAGAATAACATAATTGTATttaatttttttctttttttgggggggggggatatttcCAAGGAAATAGATATATTTGTTCTCATAGCTTCTTTGTTGAACAGACTGTTGATGTTCAATTATCATGCTCACCGCCACAGGCTTACCTAGTACAAATAAATAGATTGTTATACTGCTCTGATTATGTCTAGATCTAAAATGGTGAATGTTCCCGAACTGCTGCTGCTGAGTTTTCAGCACCTGGATTCAGGCGAGCTGGAGACATTTCAGTGGTACTTAAAGGGGCATGTGTTGGATGGATTTCCTAGCATCCCAAAGAGCCAGCTGGAGAATGCTAACAGACAGGTCACCGTGGATAAGATGGTGGAGAGTTACAGCGATGAGGGAGCTGTGCAAATCACACTGGATATCCTGAGGAAAATGAGGCTGAACAATCTCGCAGAAAATTTTGAGAAGAACTACAAAGCAGGTAATACAGAAGTTTGTAGAACTGGTTTGGCGATACCTGTATTGACTGACTGAAGAACGTTTGAAAGTGGCTTTATTAGTAGAGCTAAACCTAAGGAATATTTTATTTTAGTGCAGTGATTCTCAATAATGCTTACCATATCATGTTATTATGTAGCAATCTCTCGGAAGCGGTTATGGAAGCAGGCTGAGAGGGATGAACTGAATGAGGAGGTACCAAGCGGCTCATATGAACTGTGAGAGAAGCTCTTTAGGTCATGTATAGCATACTTTTTCTGAACTGATTGTCATGAATATAGGAGCACGTGTTGTGGTGGTGTAGGGGAGCAGAGCAGTGATTGACTGTTTCCTGTGTCCAGTTCATCTGTGTCTGATAGGAAGCGTGGTCGTCTGATGTCTGTGACCTCTAGGCTGGGGGAAGAGCTGGAGGATCTGGGCAAGAAGGTAAGCCTAGTGCCATTTCTGAGGGGTCAAGTGTAATTCTGAATAAACCACATATCTAGATCACAGTATTCTCTGCTGACTGCTATATAcataatgcagtgtgtgtgtgtgtgtgtgtgtgtgtgtgtgtgtgtgtgtgtgtgtgtgtgtgtgtgtgtgtgtgtgtgtgtgtgtgtgtgtgtgtgtgtgtgtgtgtgtgtgtgtgtgtgtgtgtgtgatgtcgcCAATAGGGATTCACTTCACTTCTAGTCTCTAGGAAACTGTGCGGTATTatgttttttatgtattatttattacattgttagcccaTAAAATCTTAAGTGTTATACCATACaaccgggaagaactattggatattagagagacgtcaacttaccagcacaaccagcactacgaccaggaatacgactttcccaaagaaggtcctttgtctgcacctcccagggcatttgaactgaaTCCAGAGGCCGACTAAAAACAACCCTGCCGGAGGAGAGGGTGCCAGAGCGGTCTTCGG
This DNA window, taken from Oncorhynchus gorbuscha isolate QuinsamMale2020 ecotype Even-year linkage group LG13, OgorEven_v1.0, whole genome shotgun sequence, encodes the following:
- the LOC123993220 gene encoding uncharacterized protein LOC123993220 isoform X2, producing the protein MVNVPELLLLSFQHLDSGELETFQWYLKGHVLDGFPSIPKSQLENANRQVTVDKMVESYSDEGAVQITLDILRKMRLNNLAENFEKNYKAAISRKRLWKQAERDELNEEVPSGSYELSSVSDRKRGRLMSVTSRLGEELEDLGKKTQAEWDELIRDSSGMLAPSRVEHNQLEITRLKEKQKELIMKETQLVECMIVVVLQRLNEVKLQQFQWHLTKGKLEVFDPIPKDQLKRAEGAKGHVNGESRFLHSNSGHLSNSPEWMPPI